TCCGGAACTGGGGAAAAAACATACGAGGATTAAGCAGGGTATGTTTTCTTGGTCTCGTCTGGAGTGCTATTTCGTTTTTTAGTAGAATGGCACAGAATCAATACATCCCACTgcgcccccctccctccctatcttACCTCCCTCGGGGGTTTTGAAGGTGACAGGGTGGCTGCCAGGCCCGCTGCCTCGCCCGTTGAAGGTCATCACCATGAGGCTGTACTCGGTGAATGGCGTGAGACCCGGCACGACAGCGTGGTTGCGCTCCCCCGGGACGGTCAGGGTATGCTTTTCCCCGTGAGTCTTCTTCGAGTCCAGCAGACTACGGAGCTTCCACCAGTTTATCTGTCACCGCCGAGACgttgggagagagacagtgttagGACACTAACACATCACGCGGGAGAAAATAAAGGCAGGGGATAATAGccgtacaaaaaaaaaagaaaactacaGTCTGAATGGTTCTTATTCTTCCCCAGCGGCCGGCGTGAGGGAACAGCGAGCTGCCAGCCGCAGGAAGGGGAGGTGGGGCTGAAAGGCCCAGAAGAACCAGGCAAGGTCAGGCTCTATCTCCCTATAAACTGTGTCTAAAAGCTCCCGGGCCATTTTTTTTGGGGGCGGGGAATTACCCTGTAGCCTCCCAGATGTCCGTGCAGCTTGTCCTTGTGAACTGGCGTCCAGCTGACCTTGACCAGCGAGTTGTTCATCACCTCCACGGCTACATCGTCAGGGGCCGCCGAGGGAACTGGAgggccaaacacacagcacactgACCGTTCAGACCATATGTCACGCTGAGTAGTGGATGGGAGCAGCGTGTGAGAGGTGTGCTAGCGTTTGCAGCGATCGACCCGCCAGGTCAGAAGGGTGGTGCTGGGCGGGCTGAGTATGTAGGCCCTTTTTAAACATGCACATCTATAACACAATAATCTAGAGGTCAGTGACCGCAATGTAATAAATGGGATTAACGGCTTCCAGACCAGCGTGACTAGCAAAGCGCTCGCTACTACCATCTGAAAGAGGATACGGGACTGAATGACAACAAAGGAGTAGAAGAGCTCTAAAAGGAAGGCAGACGGTGTGTCTTTAACAAGGTGTTTCTGTATCTAAAGGGTAACGTTGTATTTGACCTGAGGTTACATCCTGAGGGCAAATCCAAAAGAAAGCTAAAGatatgaagaagaaaaagaagaaggaAAAACATGTGTGAAATGGAATGGTTTATGACTTCTCAAAGATACTTTTCACTTTAGCGTAAGAATACATAGGCTCAGTGAAGCTACTGCCATCTACTTTAACTGGTGGGTTAGGATTCTGATGAAACTATTTAGGACTTTTTCAGAGCGCAGCTTTTATAGGCTTGCACCCTGCCATTCAGTGCTGAACGGTACCTACTGtacaatataatatacatttgccTAGGGTTGTCTCATATGCACTCACAGTCCTCTCCCGAGTAGCCGGTCACCACTTTGGGCTCAGGCGCCCATCCCTGGTAGTTCCTCGCCTGGATCTGAATCTCATACGGCACAAACGTGGGGGTGTTCTTCACCACAAACGAGTGTCGCTTCACCACATGCTCCTGCCAGTCTTCCTCCACATCCTGCCTTTTATAGCTCACCTTGTATTCAAGGCCTGGCCCATTGTGTTCAATGGGGGACAATGGCTGCAACAGTAGGGATTGTCAGAACAACAGTAACACACAGATTATTACCATTTCACAGGAAGTTGAACACTGGAGCTTGGCGCTTTTGATTTTTTCCTTCTACGTTGTAGGCTATTGTGGGGTTATCATGTCAAGCCCATACACTTGGATCTCAGTCTTTGATAATATGAAATCTGTGAAACAATACGACTCAGTTGAATCCGGGCAGCTCTGAGGCAACCCTTTGATAACAGAAGCGGGCGAGGACTTCACAGATTATAGAGAGATCTAGAACTTTCCTCACAATGGCCTGACCACAATGGGAAATAGAGTAAGATACTATTATCCACAAAAGCAAATCATTAACAATGAGTGGAGCTTATGAATTCAGAGGCTAGGGCAGGAAGATAAGTGGGGGTGAGATTCATCTTTTTACAATAAAGTTATTACTGTACATTTCCTCTCTGCTCCATTCGTTTTCACTTCCTAATCAAAGCAGTACAATGAGGTTAGGGAGTTTTACAATTCACTATGCTCTATCAAAAAACACAAGTTAAACTGAGCATTACAATAAGACCGATCAAAAGCAAGGAtacaatatttcatttatttctgagGTATTCTTAATGacacttaaataaaatagacagCACTATCGGTTATTTTCCTGTTGAATGATTTGATTTCTCTAAAATGTAACTGCAGTGAAATACTCAGAGAGGTGTGTACATATGCAGGGAAGGAATATTAAACCACATTCTGTTCCTTACCTCCCAGTTGATATCCAATTCATGTGGTAAATGACCTTCGATTTTGATATTTTCAGGGTTCTTGTCCGGGGCTGGTGGGAGAGAAGAAATATGGATTTTGCCAGAATTGAAATTGTTAGTGGAAGAAATCTACTGTGAAATGTGCACATTAGAGACCGTAGTTTCAACAAGAGTGGAATCAATTATCTCAGACGGTTGAGTGTTTTAAAGTTCACAAGCGGCAGAGGAGGTAGGGCTGTGTGAAGGCGGAGGATAAGACAATGTGAGCGAGGACGAACTTCCTACCTGAGGGAGGGGTCTTGTATCTCTCTGTGGGCTCACTGGGCCGTCCCCTGCCAATTGCGTTGACTCCTGAAACTCGAAAGCGGTAGTCGACATGTCCGTAAAGTTTGAGGACTGCCGAGTCGTGATTTCCAGGAACTCTCTGAAGCTCGTTCCAGTTCCCGGGCTCCCACTGGCTCTCCTCATATTCAATAATGAAATCTGTTGAAAGGGTAAGACACAGACTGGTCCCCAATCTGACAAAGTCCTTTGCCAAAAAGGCTGCTTATCTAACAGCCGGCTGTGCAGGGAACTCGTCAGGACCTGCGTTAAGCTGGAAACTTGTTTCAAACAATGATGAAAAATGGGATGTTGACATGAGACTTACACAATAAGATTGCTGATGCCATTTTCttataaaatattttccctGGATTTATCATTGTGTATACTACGGCCCTGATGCATGTCAGCTGCTGAGTGGGTTGGTTGTGTTTTGTAGGGCCTGACTATTACCAGTGATTGAACTGTTGTGGTCCTTCCCAGGGATCCATTTGAGCTTCACACTTCTGCCCTTGCGTTCAGACAGCACCAAGTCCTCTGGCGCATCCGGGACGTCTGCAAGACAACACCAGCACAAAAACAACGCTGTGACAACAAAGGTGTAGCGTCCCCGGGTAGTGGAAAGGGCCCGAGGATAAACGTCAAAGGCACAATGAAGCTGTACACAAAATTGACGGACGAAAAGGAATGCGAGGTTGTGACGCAACCGGTGTGAAGTCTTTGTGGCGTTAACGCAGACAAAAGGTCTGAATTGTGGTGCAATCGCGTCGCGCTCTACTAAGGGTGACAAGCCATGATGTGCTCGGTTTCCACGTTTGGATCCATATAGGCATGGGCATGAATAGTCGAATATCCGAAATGTAATTAGTATTCgagtacttgtgtgtgtttttgccccacaatgttttttacatagcatatgtatttttttgttgttgaaatatatAGACTTGAATACTATCAAAATTGCACTCATTAATTTTTACATATGATGATatgccatgacatttaaaaatatatataattgttcATGTCATTTTTATAACCCACATGTTTATTGTTTACCATCGTCAGTTAaatcagtagtagtgtgttcGGGCCCAGTCAGGCAATACATAAAGCATAGCCTATTGTTAGTGGATTAACTGTAACTAATTCAAGGGAATTAATGTTACCTAAAATATTTAGCCACAAAACACTACGTACATTTCGGATCTGGAATCTAAAGGTggttgagagtgcagaaaacggtgagttacgcaaatagcatatatgtggctagcttagctaactagcatTTTCCATCCAGTGTTCATGGGAACTACACCCACTCCTTTGCGCGTTATGTTGTAGCGCTCATGTTGTACCGGtcgtttttaaaaacatgtatttcggtTAACTGAATACTATTtgaataataacacatttttgggatTGTAAAATGTTGTCCAATGCACATAGACAATCCATACTCTGACAAgctacagtggggtgaacaagtatttgatacactgccgattttgcatgaaGAAGTTAGAAATTGTTATcctaagtactcttcaactgtgagtgacagaatctagaaaatccagaaaattacatatgtatgattaagtaattaattagcatctaattgcatgacatacgtatttgatacagcagaaaagcagaacttaatatttggtacagaaacctttgtttgcaattacagaaatcttcttcctccaaacacggcgagtggagtttagaccaaaaagctctatttttgtctcatcagaccacatgaccttctcccattcctcctctggatcatccagatggtcattggcaaacttcagacaggcctggacatgcgctggcttgagcagggggaccttgcgtgcgctgcaggattttaatccatgacggcattgtgtgttactaatggatttctttgagactgtggtcccagctctcttcaggtcattgaccaggtcgtgccgtgtagttctgggctgatccctcaccttcctcatgatcattgatgccccacaaggtgagatcttgaatggagccccaaaccgagggaggttgaccgtcatctttaacttcttccattttctaataattacgcccacagttgttgccttctcaccaatcaatcaaatcaatcaatcaaaatttatttataaagcgctttttacaacagcagttgtcacaaagtgctttacagagacaccaagctgcttgcctattgtcatgtagcacatcccagccttgtgcaggtttacagttttgtccctgatgtccttacacagctttctggttctgaccattgtggagaggttggagtctgtttgattgagtgtgtggacaggtgtcttttatacaggtaacgagttcaaacaggtgcagttaatacaggtaatgagtggagaacaggagggcttcataaagaaaaacgaacaggtctgtgagagccggaattcttactggttggtaggtgatcaaatacttatgtcatgcaataaaatgcaaattaattatttaaaaatcatacaatgtgattttctggatttttgttttagattctgtctctcacaattgaagtgtacctatgataaaaattacagacctctagatgctttgtaagtaggaaaacatgcaaaatcggcagtgtatcaaatacttgtgctccccactgtatgtgtttctgttgtgtTGTGGGCTGTACGTTCAGGCTTCAAGGTATTTTACTCTGCTCACCAAGCACTATGAGTACTGCAGAGGCAGTATCCAGGTCCACTGGAGTTCTGGCGACACATTTGTACATGCCCTGGTCTCTGTGGCTTACGTTGACGATCTGCAGCATACCGTCCTCTATTAAATATCTATCGTGGGAGAAAAAGGCAGACAGCCTATTGATCTGTGCAATCTAAAAAGCAAGTGAACTTTCCGGCTAGGCTTGGATCTGTGACACCGCACGAAAGGCTTCATCTTACCCGGAATTCTCTGTGCGGTTTAGTGCTATCACCGTATCGTCTTTTTCCCAAACAATCTGAAAGTCGTCACTGAAGGAGTTGTCATACACTGACAGGCAGGAGAAGTGAGCAGTGCTTCCTACTGGGACCTGCAAGTCCTTTGGGGTCTGGTATATCTTTGTGGGAtcttggacaaaaaaaaaaaggaatgttaCAGTAAATGACTCAATATGTCTGGGCATGTGACTTAAACAGAAAAAGCCAGACAGTTCACCCATAGTTTTTTCCTCATTGGGTCACAGACTATAGTCAGAAAGATCACATGGTTCTATACGCGTGGAGCTATTTCGCCATACCTTTAACTTCCAGCACGGCAGTGATTGCAGACTTCCCTTCGGTGTTCTCGGTATCACACGTGTATTGGCCCACATCCTCCTTCTCTGCATTATGGATCTCCAATGATCCATTCTCGTGAACTGTAAACCTCGGTCCCTCCACAGACCCTGTTGAGTCATCCTTGTTCCTGTACATTTAAAGAAATCAATTCAAGTCTCCACTTCCAATTTAATTTCAATTACCCAGGTGCCTTGTTAAGCACAACAACACAACGTTGCTTTAATAAAAGATACTGGTAGGTGGAAGATGTTTTCCTCTGTCTACATTATTTCAGCTAACAGCGGTGGCCCAAATGACAAATCCATTCTGTCTATTGACTCATTGATATctactgctctctgctggaatCTGAGAGGACTGGTCAGAACTGGAGCAGCTTGGCCCAGCGTTTTTTCATGGGCTTCAGCCAATGACTCTTGGCATGCCAACTGAAGTAGGATGAGTTGTCAGAAGTCGATTCTAGTCTGGGACCAGGCCCGTTCACTAACCAGGTGACGGTGGAGGGCGGAGAGCTGAACACCTTGCAGTGCATGACCACACCCTTTCCCTGCACTGCTGAATACTCCAGACCGTTCTCTGTCAGGATCATAGGAGGCTGGTCTGCAGGGAGAGACATTCCAGGCAGTGATTCAGCATTTGTGACATTAACGAGAAAGATAACAGATTAATCTTCTAACACTGACGGATGTGATGACAGACAAGAATGGATTTAAATGATGTCCTCTGCCCGGACCGACTCTGTCTTGTAGAATTTCTTTACAAAGATATGGAAAATGtggataataaaatgtttaataaatgaGAAGACCAAGTGGGGTAAAAATTTGATTATCTTTTTTGTTAACAAACAATCCCTCTCGAAGAAGGGCTGGACTGGAACACTAATCATTAAACAATTTGAAGAtagaaaaaattaataaaagaaagtgtaaacaaatggaaaaacgAGTgccaaattaaaaataaatgtttcttatcATTTCCAGCCAAACCATCCGCCAGTACGTCTGTCTCGATTCATTATTCAAAACAGCGGGTGCTGTGATTTCGGATGTTGAGGATCTGCTGAGAGTTTGCATCCAGAAAAAGTGCAGTCAATAACTTTTTGTGTCACCGGTGACAAACTCCAGACGTTTCGGCAAAAAAATACCCTGTTTATATAAATCtgctttcataaaaaaaaaaagaagcctttGTTAGTCTTACGGGACTTAATTCTGAATGGACAAGAGAAACCTGTTGTCGTGCCAATGCCTGGGAGCAGACAGGTTGACCCGCAGGGACGTGGGCGGGTTTGGCCATACGGACGGCTGTGGCGCTGAGACAGCCATCAGTTCGCCGCGGCACCGGAGCTGCAGGCGCCACAGACGGCTCTCGAGCCAGACACAACACCACTCACACAGTCTTTCGCCACATCACGCCGATGTCTTTCAATTACAGAGACACAGATGCAGCCCGTTTCTTTGCCAAGCAACCGCTCGGATTCCTCAACGCGCTTTCCTCCTCATAAACCGCCACTCTTAATGGGTGACTAAATGAGAGGGCACATCTGGTAAAACCCAATATGTAAGGGACAGATGTAGAGCAACTATTTATTGCCAACCGTTAAAACCTAGTAAAACCTCAGATGGTGGAACAGGATTTTTGGTAGTGGAGAGTTAAACCGGCGAAATCATGTGGACTTACTCATGATCATGATATTGGCGTTAGCCAGGAGGGTCCCGTGTCGGTTGGAGGCCTCGCACTGGTAGACGGCGCTGTTGGCAGATTTGGCGTTGTGCAAGACAATGGCGTTATCGAACTCTTTCCTGTTAGACGCTGGGACCTCTGCAAATGATGACGAAATCCGTTAACTGTGAACCCGTTGGCGGTTACCCGAGATATGACGTCCGTGTCTGCTTGGGGTGGGTGAACGTACCTTCGAGGGGCTTTCCATTCACCATCCATTGGATAGTGGGTGGAGGCGTGCCAGAGGCAGAGCACTTAATGTGCACGTCTGAGCCGATCATACTAAGCTGGCTCTCAGGCTCCGTCACCCACCGAGGAGGTTCTGGGAAGAGCAAAGACAGACCAGGGAGTGAACCAGAGCTCAGTTTACACATCTCAATAAATGCCCCGGCTTTCAATCAGATTCTGCATTGAAGTCGATTGTCGGATTGTAACCTTCTGCACTTGAGGCCAAATGAATAGCAGTTCATGCTATGTACAGTAGATGGCAGTCTGACTTCTGAAAACATGTTACTGTTGTGAAGTGGTGGTCTCTGATTTTGTACAGTAACACCTATAAAAGCATTTAAAGCCACACAGCAGTTTGTAACAAGAGTAATCCAGTTATATATTAAACCTTTTTGGACCCCCCTTTCTGCCAGGAAGAGTCATTTTGACTAAAACAATGTTATATTCTAATAGACATGTTTATAAAGGTAAATATTATTACGTATTCTTTAGAATACCTAATAATATCACTTATGATAacagaatataatatacatggTTCTTGGGGAAAAAGTGAAATAGAGCTTATCTCACATTTTTTTGGAAACGTCAGCCTCCAAACTGCATATGAATGTTGAATATAATAATTTAGGAAACATCCTTTACAGAGCGGGGGGGGCATGACTTTCAAATTGGTCAcgatatttacatttttaattaagtcAAAAAGGTTAACTTGGTCTGGTTAATGTCCTCCACTTACCCTCCACTGATACATCAAAGTTGTGGACGGCCTCTCCATGGATGTTCTTAGCCTTGCACCTGTACTTGCCACTGTCCTCCTCATCAACATGGTGAATGGTCAGTAGTTTGCCATGGTTTTCTATTGACACTTTGTCGGGCAGCCTGTGATCGATCTTCACCCATTCAATTTTGGGAGTTGGACTACAAGgtacagaaaaataaaagatgTTTCTATATATTCCTGAGTTTCTTCattaattattaaatgtttagaaGATATGCAGTTCTTAGGAATAGGGAGAGAGAGCTTTACTTACAAGCCTTCTGCAATGCACTCCAGTTGTAGTGTTTCCCCTTTCACCAGCCGTGTCTCTGACTTGACACCAGAGGGCACCAGAAGactaggttttctcttcaggaTTGAATTGGCTTTAAGGAACGAGTTGAAATAATCAGTGTCTTTTCAGTGTCTGCtatcctaaaatgtaaaacattttgaagcccatatccACCCTGATATAAAAGAAAAGCCTATAGGGTGTACTAGACTAGGGTTTGTCATATAATGTAACTTGAAGTCCAGTATGGGGTGTTTCAGACAACGGTACGGTATTTGGAATGTAACTTAAAGTGCGGTATGGGGTGGTTTGGACAAGGGTATGGTATATGGAATGTAACTTACCATCACTACTGCTACTTGAATTTCCTGAAATGAAGGTGAGTAacatcaacatttaaaaacatccaTAAAACTAAACAAACATGACAGAATGCGGTGGTTTAAATTCATGAAAGCATCAGTGGTCTTGACAGTAAGGAAATAAAAACCGGACTCgacaaacaaaaaccaagccaACCCTTTCACCGGAATCTTCCCTAGACTGAGTGACCGTAACGAGCCGTAGCTGACACCGTAAAGTAATCGTGTCTTTTAGTCGGACACCTACTGCTCTTGACTATGAGGGACATGGCCGTCTTCTGTACGATGGTGCGGATCCTGGGGAAGGCGGCGAAGCAGCAGTAGTCCCGACGGCTGTCCTTCCACAGTGCATTGGAGAAAAACAGGTCACCGTTCAGTCCCATGGACACTCTGTCATCCTGCTCAATGTGCCGaaggtctggggggggggggacatgcCAATTAAACCGCAGGGTGGTAGCATTTATTTGAGCTTTTGTGATTCAATATAACCGCAGATGTCAACACAAAGCCTTGGACATAACTGGGACATGCCTCtccgggggtggggggtgcgATAGCCTGTTCGTCACTCACCAATGGTCATCCAGTAGATCTGCAGGGGAGGGATTCCTTTCGGAGGGTTGCACTCCAGAATGACGGGCTGACCCTCCTCCACTTCAATGGGATCAATCTTCTCCTTAGGAAACTTCGGAACAtctgattaaataaacaaaacaaaaagagcgTGACACGCGGTCGAGTGTTCGTCACGCGGCGTAGTTGCCGGCCTATCCAGTAGGTGGCGAGTCCTACAGCGCTAGCATTTCGGAACCCTTGACGTGTGGATGTTCTCTTGACGCGACCGGTGAATTGGGGTTCTACAGCGCATTGTTCAGATCCCGGCTTGCGGGAAGAAATAGATGTCATTACCGCATGTCAGCCACACTGAATGGTTGAAGCATGGCCGCATTTAGTCACTGTTCCCCTCGGTCTGGGTTTCTGAAGATGTATGTACTACGGTTTCaaactaaatgaaaaatgtaccGAGGGAAATGATGGAGAATCTAGATGGGTCTACCTTCCGCCACACACTCTATAGGTACTCATGGGAGGCAGCTGAGGGGTGGAACACTGACTTTCTGCCGTGGCCAACACAACGATGAGGTCAAGATGGAGCGACTCGGTCACTAGAATGGGTCCCAGGCTCTGAATCAATTTGAAAGAACTATACGGAGAGCACCTCAGAGCTCTGAAATGTATGAATGGAGGCTACTCACGGGGCACGATGAACTCAATCTCCTCCGTTATGGCTGTTCCCAGTTTGTTGGTGGCGTAACAGCGGTACGTTCCCTGGTACTCTGTGAGGTTCCCAGTGTTGGGAATCACAAATGTCCCCGAGTTGTCCTCTTTTATCAGCCTGGGGTCCTGGTAGGGGTCAAAGTCTTCCCCGTCTTTTGTCCATCGGAATCTATAACAAACGATTTCAACCATTTCGATTCACTTGCAGCAAACCATTCCATGTCAACCGTAAAATGGGTTTCCGACAAATAAACACTGTTTAGTATCTGAACTTGTTCCTCAGTAGGTCCAAGACTTCACAGCATGACATGAAACATCCACACTCTCTACACCGTTTCACCGAGCGGGCGACAGGCGGATAACAAACCCTCCCGCGGTGTCCCTTCCCCCAACCGGGCCCGGTGCGTGGTAGCACAGCC
This sequence is a window from Esox lucius isolate fEsoLuc1 chromosome 17, fEsoLuc1.pri, whole genome shotgun sequence. Protein-coding genes within it:
- the chl1b gene encoding neural cell adhesion molecule L1-like protein isoform X4, whose amino-acid sequence is MNTEISVFCRAMRMRSSKWSPGLALLMGVVTSICAFTLTAAIDIPLEVEQLPTITEASPGSMIAFPFDESFPMTCKAKGNPEPEFRWTKDGEDFDPYQDPRLIKEDNSGTFVIPNTGNLTEYQGTYRCYATNKLGTAITEEIEFIVPHVPKFPKEKIDPIEVEEGQPVILECNPPKGIPPLQIYWMTIDLRHIEQDDRVSMGLNGDLFFSNALWKDSRRDYCCFAAFPRIRTIVQKTAMSLIVKSTNSILKRKPSLLVPSGVKSETRLVKGETLQLECIAEGFPTPKIEWVKIDHRLPDKVSIENHGKLLTIHHVDEEDSGKYRCKAKNIHGEAVHNFDVSVEEPPRWVTEPESQLSMIGSDVHIKCSASGTPPPTIQWMVNGKPLEEVPASNRKEFDNAIVLHNAKSANSAVYQCEASNRHGTLLANANIMIMNQPPMILTENGLEYSAVQGKGVVMHCKVFSSPPSTVTWNKDDSTGSVEGPRFTVHENGSLEIHNAEKEDVGQYTCDTENTEGKSAITAVLEVKDPTKIYQTPKDLQVPVGSTAHFSCLSVYDNSFSDDFQIVWEKDDTVIALNRTENSGYLIEDGMLQIVNVSHRDQGMYKCVARTPVDLDTASAVLIVLDVPDAPEDLVLSERKGRSVKLKWIPGKDHNSSITDFIIEYEESQWEPGNWNELQRVPGNHDSAVLKLYGHVDYRFRVSGVNAIGRGRPSEPTERYKTPPSAPDKNPENIKIEGHLPHELDINWEPLSPIEHNGPGLEYKVSYKRQDVEEDWQEHVVKRHSFVVKNTPTFVPYEIQIQARNYQGWAPEPKVVTGYSGEDFPSAAPDDVAVEVMNNSLVKVSWTPVHKDKLHGHLGGYRINWWKLRSLLDSKKTHGEKHTLTVPGERNHAVVPGLTPFTEYSLMVMTFNGRGSGPGSHPVTFKTPEGVPEKNPVFRVKDVQKHTVTLTWAPPTETNGVLTGYKLEYQLINNTEEVGVLQLVNISNPGTTAWTLRDLEPVSRYKFYLRSCTRAGCGPQVSDETTTTPEASLASIHGGISTQGWFIGLMCAVALLTLIVLIACFVNRNKGGKYSVKEKEDLHPDLESQGMHDDTFCEYSDNDEKPLKGSQHSLSGQIKAEDSGDSLVDYGDEDVQFNEDGSFIGEYAGRKEKRVSMEVKGTTKQSTA
- the chl1b gene encoding neural cell adhesion molecule L1-like protein isoform X3, encoding MNTEISVFCRAMRMRSSKWSPGLALLMGVVTSICAFTLTAAIDIPLEVLGHVNIEQLPTITEASPGSMIAFPFDESFPMTCKAKGNPEPEFRWTKDGEDFDPYQDPRLIKEDNSGTFVIPNTGNLTEYQGTYRCYATNKLGTAITEEIEFIVPHVPKFPKEKIDPIEVEEGQPVILECNPPKGIPPLQIYWMTIDLRHIEQDDRVSMGLNGDLFFSNALWKDSRRDYCCFAAFPRIRTIVQKTAMSLIVKSTNSILKRKPSLLVPSGVKSETRLVKGETLQLECIAEGFPTPKIEWVKIDHRLPDKVSIENHGKLLTIHHVDEEDSGKYRCKAKNIHGEAVHNFDVSVEEPPRWVTEPESQLSMIGSDVHIKCSASGTPPPTIQWMVNGKPLEEVPASNRKEFDNAIVLHNAKSANSAVYQCEASNRHGTLLANANIMIMNQPPMILTENGLEYSAVQGKGVVMHCKVFSSPPSTVTWNKDDSTGSVEGPRFTVHENGSLEIHNAEKEDVGQYTCDTENTEGKSAITAVLEVKDPTKIYQTPKDLQVPVGSTAHFSCLSVYDNSFSDDFQIVWEKDDTVIALNRTENSGYLIEDGMLQIVNVSHRDQGMYKCVARTPVDLDTASAVLIVLDVPDAPEDLVLSERKGRSVKLKWIPGKDHNSSITDFIIEYEESQWEPGNWNELQRVPGNHDSAVLKLYGHVDYRFRVSGVNAIGRGRPSEPTERYKTPPSAPDKNPENIKIEGHLPHELDINWEPLSPIEHNGPGLEYKVSYKRQDVEEDWQEHVVKRHSFVVKNTPTFVPYEIQIQARNYQGWAPEPKVVTGYSGEDFPSAAPDDVAVEVMNNSLVKVSWTPVHKDKLHGHLGGYRINWWKLRSLLDSKKTHGEKHTLTVPGERNHAVVPGLTPFTEYSLMVMTFNGRGSGPGSHPVTFKTPEGVPEKNPVFRVKDVQKHTVTLTWAPPTETNGVLTGYKLEYQLINNTEEVGVLQLVNISNPGTTAWTLRDLEPVSRYKFYLRSCTRAGCGPQVSDETTTTPEASLASIHGGISTQGWFIGLMCAVALLTLIVLIACFVNRNKGGKYSVKEKEDLHPDLESQGMHDDTFCEYSDNDEKPLKGSQHSLSGQIKAEDSGDSLVDYGDEDVQFNEDGSFIGEYAGRKEKRVSMEVKGTTKQSTA
- the chl1b gene encoding neural cell adhesion molecule L1-like protein isoform X2; protein product: MNTEISVFCRAMRMRSSKWSPGLALLMGVVTSICAFTLTAAIDIPLEVEQLPTITEASPGSMIAFPFDESFPMTCKAKGNPEPEFRWTKDGEDFDPYQDPRLIKEDNSGTFVIPNTGNLTEYQGTYRCYATNKLGTAITEEIEFIVPHVPKFPKEKIDPIEVEEGQPVILECNPPKGIPPLQIYWMTIDLRHIEQDDRVSMGLNGDLFFSNALWKDSRRDYCCFAAFPRIRTIVQKTAMSLIVKSRNSSSSSDANSILKRKPSLLVPSGVKSETRLVKGETLQLECIAEGFPTPKIEWVKIDHRLPDKVSIENHGKLLTIHHVDEEDSGKYRCKAKNIHGEAVHNFDVSVEEPPRWVTEPESQLSMIGSDVHIKCSASGTPPPTIQWMVNGKPLEEVPASNRKEFDNAIVLHNAKSANSAVYQCEASNRHGTLLANANIMIMNQPPMILTENGLEYSAVQGKGVVMHCKVFSSPPSTVTWNKDDSTGSVEGPRFTVHENGSLEIHNAEKEDVGQYTCDTENTEGKSAITAVLEVKDPTKIYQTPKDLQVPVGSTAHFSCLSVYDNSFSDDFQIVWEKDDTVIALNRTENSGYLIEDGMLQIVNVSHRDQGMYKCVARTPVDLDTASAVLIVLDVPDAPEDLVLSERKGRSVKLKWIPGKDHNSSITDFIIEYEESQWEPGNWNELQRVPGNHDSAVLKLYGHVDYRFRVSGVNAIGRGRPSEPTERYKTPPSAPDKNPENIKIEGHLPHELDINWEPLSPIEHNGPGLEYKVSYKRQDVEEDWQEHVVKRHSFVVKNTPTFVPYEIQIQARNYQGWAPEPKVVTGYSGEDFPSAAPDDVAVEVMNNSLVKVSWTPVHKDKLHGHLGGYRINWWKLRSLLDSKKTHGEKHTLTVPGERNHAVVPGLTPFTEYSLMVMTFNGRGSGPGSHPVTFKTPEGVPEKNPVFRVKDVQKHTVTLTWAPPTETNGVLTGYKLEYQLINNTEEVGVLQLVNISNPGTTAWTLRDLEPVSRYKFYLRSCTRAGCGPQVSDETTTTPEASLASIHGGISTQGWFIGLMCAVALLTLIVLIACFVNRNKGGKYSVKEKEDLHPDLESQGMHDDTFCEYSDNDEKPLKGSQHSLSGQIKAEDSGDSLVDYGDEDVQFNEDGSFIGEYAGRKEKRVSMEVKGTTKQSTA